The proteins below come from a single Eucalyptus grandis isolate ANBG69807.140 chromosome 3, ASM1654582v1, whole genome shotgun sequence genomic window:
- the LOC108958171 gene encoding disease resistance protein RPV1-like: MPCPYWIAIVAALVPTFFLMGRRKAPRPGPDSRKQIHETRILADVAKMEEKRNSSLEMGSMSHGLSRTEYHVFLSFRGPDTRANFTDSLYHTLLDKGISVFIDKQGIDVGDEISPEIYQAIDDSKICIPIFSKDYASSSWCLHELEHMMQRWKTNELEVMPIFYDVEPCDVKLETRVYADALTLHKEKRGAEIVQRWMEALREVTGIKGWDTKNTGHGELAHLIARKVSVKLKVSSVHISDHLVGMDESANEVVDLLNVEYKDVRLIGMWGMGGIGKTTLGKVVYNKLSTNFDSCSFISDIREASQGSSLLNVQRRLLSDIVGNVGVELSSIDHGKNMIKNRFCKKKVLIFLDDVDHENQLMALVAKEEWFGSGSRIIVTTRDISVFCKLQDQFEHCLIYEVKELNNLTALRLFSKHAFRCNSPPNAFLSLSEKVIAKTGGLPLAIEVIGSLLCGKKEERVWQDTLKKMEYCQQKDVKKKLMLSYQALDHLQQQIFLDIACFLAGRDKSYPYYMWDGCGFFPSEGIDILLLMSLVKIREKNKLWMHDQLKDLGKSIVYEENCKDPTKGSRVWWDWQGGPDIVQQKKGTGTAAAYYDQSEVPLQDFVLTSKDFIEAPNIRFLELSDWALSGDFGDLFSELRWLTWCGCPKEMQATNFCPKNLVILDLSWSSSIDEHWAGWTQLKVATRLKVLNLSHCIMLKETTELSAFLSLEKLILEGCEMLTKLSDSIGMLKY, translated from the exons AATTTTAGCGGACGTAGCTAAgatggaagaaaaaaggaactcTTCTCTGGAAATGGGATCCATGAGCCATGGCTTGTCTAGAACTGAGTACcatgtgttcttgagttttcgaGGACCGGATACTCGTGCTAACTTCACAGATTCCCTCTATCATACCCTGCTAGATAAGGGTATCAGTGTTTTCATAGACAAGCAGGGGATTGACGTTGGTGACGAGATCAGTCCCGAGATTTACCAAGCCATTGATGACTCAAAGATCTGCATTCCCATCTTCTCCAAAGATTACGCCTCTAGTAGCTGGTGCCTGCATGAGCTAGAACACATGATGCAGCGTTGGAAAACCAACGAACTGGAGGTGATGCCCATTTTCTATGACGTGGAACCCTGTGACGTGAAGCTTGAAACCAGAGTGTATGCGGATGCACTAACTCTGCATAAAGAAAAACGTGGGGCCGAGATTGTGCAGCGCTGGATGGAGGCACTCAGGGAAGTTACCGGAATCAAGGGATGGGACACCAAGAACACAGG CCACGGAGAACTTGCCCATTTGATTGCTCGGAAAGTGTCGGTTAAGCTTAAGGTGTCCTCTGTGCATATATCCGATCATTTAGTTGGAATGGATGAGTCAGCAAATGAAGTAGTAGATTTGCTGAATGTTGAATATAAGGACGTAAGGCTCATTGGTATGTGGGGAATGGGTGGAATAGGCAAGACAACTCTTGGCAAGGTTGTCTACAACAAACTATCTACTAATTTTGATAGTTGTAGCTTCATTTCAGATATTCGAGAAGCATCGCAAGGTTCTAGTCTGTTAAATGTGCAGAGGCGGTTACTCTCTGACATCGTTGGTAATGTAGGGGTTGAACTTTCTAGCATTGATCATGGGAAGAATATGATCAAAAATcgattttgcaaaaagaaagttcttatttttcttgatgatgtaGATCATGAGAACCAACTTATGGCATTGGTAGCAAAGGAAGAATGGTTTGGTTCGGGAAGTAGAATAATTGTTACAACAAGAGACATAAGTGTTTTCTGTAAACTCCAAGATCAATTTGAACATTGCTTGATTTATGAAGTTAAGGAACTCAACAATCTCACAGCTCTTCGACTATTTAGCAAGCATGCCTTTAGATGCAACTCTCCTCCAAATGCATTCTTGAGTTTGTCTGAGAAAGTTATTGCAAAAACCGGAGGGCTTCCTCTGGCTATCGAAGTTATTGGCTCATTGTTAtgtggaaaaaaagaggaaagagtgTGGCAAGATACATTGAAAAAGATGGAATATTGTCAGCAGAAGGACGTGAAGAAAAAGTTAATGTTGAGTTATCAGGCATTAGATCATCTGCAACAgcaaatatttcttgatatCGCTTGCTTTCTAGCTGGACGAGATAAGAGCTATCCATATTACATGTGGGACGGCTGTGGATTTTTTCCAAGTGAGGGGATTGATATTTTGCTTTTAATGTCCTTAGTGAAGattagagaaaagaataaactatggatgcatgatcagcTTAAGGACTTAGGCAAGAGCATTGTGTATGAAGAAAATTGCAAAGACCCCACAAAGGGTTCTCGAGTGTGGTGGGATTGGCAAGGTGGTCCGGATATTGTCCAACAAAAGAAG GGAACCGGAACTGCTGCAGCGTACTATGATCAATCTGAGGTGCCTCTCCAAGACTTTGTTTTGACATCAAAAGACTTTATTGAAGCGCCAAATATTAGATTTCTTGAATTATCTGATTGGGCCCTCTCTGGAGACTTTGGGGATCTCTTTTCAGAATTGAGATGGCTTACTTGGTGTGGTTGTCCAAAAGAAATGCAGGCAACCAACTTTTGCCCAAAAAATCTAGTCATCCTTGACCTATCGTGGAGTAGCTCAATAGATGAACATTGGGCTGGTTGGACTCAACTCAAG GTGGCTACAAGATTGAAGGTCCTTAATCTATCGCACTGCATAATGTTGAAAGAAACTACTGAGCTCTCTGCATTTTTATCcctagaaaaattaattttagaggGGTGTGAAATGCTTACGAAACTTTCTGACTCGATCGGAATGCTAAAATATTGA